Genomic DNA from Roseburia intestinalis L1-82:
AAATGCAGTCCTTGTCAAAGTAAACCAGATCGGAACCGTGACGGAGTCGTTAAATGCGATTGAGATGGCGAAGTCAGCCGGATATCATACGGTCATTTCCCATCGCTCCGGGGAGACGGAGGATGCATTTATCGCAGACCTTGCAGTGGCGGTCAATGCCGGACAGATCAAGACGGGAGCACCGTGCCGCGCAGAGCGCACCAGCAAGTATAACCAGCTTTTACGCATTGAGGAGGAACTGGCAGAGGATGCGGTGTTTGTGCCGGAAGAAATCACTGAAAAGCAGAAAGCTGAAAAAATGGGTTGAAAAAAGGAAACGTCTATGTTACAATGATTAAAGTTGTGAGTTTGTAACCTAGGAGGGAACGATCGTGGCAGTTGTAAAAACAATTTTGACTGTAGTTTTTATTATAATCAGTGTGGCATTGACAGTTATCATCTTAATGCAGGAAAGTAAATCCGCAGGACTTGGAGCAATCGCAGGTGCAGCAGACACATATTGGGGCAAGAACAAAGGACGTTCCATGGAAGGTATGTTAGTAAAACTGACCAGAATTTTTGTTATCTTGTTTATCGTGATTGCAGCGGTATTAAATATGAGTATTTTTTAAGATGAATGGATGGCTGTCGCAGATGCGGCAGTCATTTTTTTCATAAGAAAAAAGGACGGGGTTTATGGAGAAAACAATTTTAGAAGAACGGAAAAAGACAATTTACCAGTTTATCTGCGATGAGTTTTATGTACCGATGAAAGCAAAGGAGATGGCAGTCGTTTTATCAGTACCGAAATCCCAGCGCAGTGAACTGCAGGAAGTACTTGATGCGCTTGTGATGGATGGAAGGATCGAGGTGACTTCCAAGGGAAAATATATCAAATCAGAAGGAAAATACTTAATCGGTACATTTACGGCGCATGCAAGAGGTTTTGGATTTGTCAGCATCGAGGGGGAAGAGGAAGATATCTTCATCCCGGAATCACAGGTGCATGGTGCGTTTCATATGGATACGGTTCAGGTGGCGGTTACTTCTGAGAATAGTGGAAAACGCAGGGAAGGCACGATTACAAAAATTATATCCCGCGGTACCACACGAATCGTATGTACTTATGAAAAAAGTAAGACGTTTGGATTTGCCGTGCCGGACAATCCTAAATTCGGTTCAGATATTTTTATTCCGCAGGAGCGTTCGAAAGGAGCTGTCAGCGGACATAAGGTCGTGGTCGAGATCACGGACTACGGCAAAGAGGGAAGAAAACCGGAAGGGAAAGTGGTTGAGATCATTGGTCATATCAATGATCCGGGGACAGACATTATGTCTATCGTAAAGGCTTACGACCTGCCGGTAGAATTTTCAGAAAAGATCATGCATCAGGTGGAAAATGTCTCGAACGAAGTCAGCACCGCAGATATGGCAGGACGCATGGATTTCAGGGACTGGCAGACGGTCACGATCGACGGGGAGGATGCGAAGGATCTTGACGATGCGATCACACTGACAAAAGAGGGAGATAACTATAAGCTTGGCGTGCACATTGCGGATGTTTCAAACTATGTGCAGGAGCACAGCGCACTGGATGTGGAGGCATTATCCCGCGGTACATCTGTTTATTTAGTCGACCGCGTGATCCCGATGCTGCCGCATAAATTGTCAAATGGGATCTGTTCTTTAAATGCAGGCGAAAACCGTCTGACCTTAAGCTGTGTGATGACGATCGATACAAAAGGAAATGTGATCGATCACACGATTGCAGAGTCCGTGATCAAAGTAGACCGCCGCATGAGTTATACCAGTGTAAAAAAGATTCTGGAAGATCATGATGAAAATGAAATCAGAGAGTATGAAGAACTGGTTCCGATGTTTGAACTGATGCAGGAACTGGCTGCGATTCTGCGCAAAAAACGTATGAAGCGCGGCTCGATCGATTTTGATTTTCCGGAGACGAAGATTGTGCTTGATGACAAGGGAAAACCGGTCGAGATTAAGCCTTACGAGCGGAATGTTGCAACGAAGATCATCGAAGATTTCATGCTGATCGCCAATGAAACGGTAGCGCAGGATTATTTCTGGCAGGAACTGCCGTTTGTATACCGTACACATGACAACCCGGATACTGAAAAAATCAAGAAGTTATCGACATTTATCAATAATTTTGGTTATTCTATCCATATCGGACAGGACGAAGTGCATCCGAAAGAACTGCAGAAGCTGCTGCAAAAGATCGATGGAACGCCGGAGGAGGCACTGATCAGCCGGCTGACACTGCGTTCCATGAAGCAGGCAAAGTATACGACCATGAGCACCGGTCATTTTGGACTGGCAACACCTTATTACTGTCATTTTACATCACCGATCCGCAGATACCCGGATCTGCAGATCCATCGTATTATCAAGGACAATCTGCGCGGACGGATGAATGCAAAGAAAATAGAGCATTATGACAAGATCCTGCCGGAAGTTGCGAAACATTCGAGCGAGATGGAGCGCCGCGCGGATGAGGCTGAGCGTGAGACCGACAAGCTGAAAAAGGTGGAATATATGTCAGAGCGTATCGGTGAGGTGTTTGAGGGTGTGATCTCCGGCGTGACCGAATGGGGATTTTATGTGGAACTTCCGAATACGGTGGAGGGACTCGTACATGTGACGACACTTGTAGATGATTATTTCCATTATAATGAAAGTACTTATGAGTTGGTTGGCGAGGTGACGAACATCCGCTATAAACTAGGACAGCGCGTACATGTCATGGTGACAGGAACTGACAAGATACTGCGTACAATCGACTTTCGTGTGGTGCGGGAGAATGAGGAAGAATAAAAAATCATCTTGCGTTCCCCGGCATTTCGGGGTATACTATACAGGCTGGATATTGGATAAGAAAGGAAGGGCATGATGGCAAAGACAGAAAAAAAACTGATTGCGAACAACAAAAAAGCCTACCATGACTTTTTCTTAGAGGAGCGTTATGAAGCTGGCATTGAGCTGCATGGCACGGAAGTAAAATCCATGCGCATGGGAAAATGCAGTATCAAGGAAGCGTTTATCCGTATCGAGAACGGAGAAGTCATTATTTATGGCATGCACGTCAGTCCCTATGAAAAGGGAAATATATTCAACCGCGATCCGCTGCGTCCGAAGAAGCTTCTGATGCATAAGTCAGAGATCCGCAAGCTGGTCGGAAAAATCGCAGAAAAGGGTTATACTTTAGTGCCAGTTGAGGTATACTTTAAAGGAAGTCTTGTGAAAGTTGATATTGCGCTTGCAAAAGGTAAGAAGCAGTATGATAAGCGTCAGGATATTGCAAAGAAGGATATGCGGCGTGAGGCGGAGCGGGATTTCAAAGTAAAGAATCTGTACTAAAGAAATTTATGGAAAAAGAATGGATGATGTGGTCTTTTTGATTCACAGGAAATGATATCTTGTGTGTGAAAGGGCTGCATCTGAAATATATATTTATGGGCTTGTAATGGTTTCGACAGGGATCATGAAGCTGGAGAAGCGAGTCGCACGGGATGCGTCAAATTCCAAAATTAAAATTAAACGCTGAAGATAATTTAGCATACGCTGCCTAATGGCAGCAGTCTGACCTAGAGCACTCACACTTTAGGACCCAGGCTTCGACTATGTGAGAAACGACGCAGGCAAAGCTTTGAGCCTGCGGGCGTACGATGAAGCTACTGAAACCGGAACTGTGCCTACGCAGGTCTGGCAGAGGGAATGTTAAAACATAGGATACGCTCGTAGAAGGACAGGGGATTGGTTTTTGGACACGGGTTCGACTCCCGTCAGGTCCACTCGTAAAGTGCCGTATTTACGGCACTTTTTAAATTTTGTGTTGCATTTCGTGACATATTTTATGTCATACTGATATAAAATAAGGACCACCATTGAAGGAAGTCCTGATTTATTCATAACAATAGAATGTTCGCAGAGCGTGTATTCTATTGCTTTAACAGCTCTGTAATGTTGATCGTCAGATCATCGTAAATACATACCTGTATATCGTCATCAAAACTGTACAGATCTGTCAGTTCTTCTTTTTCTAAATCATAAACATTTACTGTCCTGGTCAGTGGATTTACGATCCAGTATTCACGTACACCGGCAGAGTGGTATTTGAATAACTTCACACCGTAATCAATTCGTTTCGTACCTGAAGACACAATCTCGATGATCCAGTCCGGTGCACCATTATATCCACGATCATCCAGCTTAGACTTGTCACAAATAATGCTGATATCAGGTTCAACGTATGTTTTATCATCCTTATTCAGAAAAACGGCGAATGGGGCAGGATAGACCTTACAAAATCCATTGTTTTTACTGATATACTCACGGATTTCTGCGGATAAATTCATAACAAGTTCCTGATGCAATCTGTTTGGTGGTGCCATATCATAAATAACACCATCGATCAGTTCTGCACGCTGTCCTTCCGGGAGAGAATAGATGTAATCGGTTGTGTAGGTGTTTTCTTTTGAAAATGGCATAGTGTATACCTCCTTTACATTTTGATGATGGCTGTTTGACAAAAAAATATATATGACATATAATATACTTAACGAGGCAGCCGGAAGGTGAGTGCACTTCACCCGACCCGGCGAATTTAATACTAAGTTATCAAGAGATAGCCGTTCCTAAACTTTACCAGAGAGCAGGACGGCTATTTCTTATGTTTTCTGTGGGTATCTATGTAAGTCAGAATCGCCATCAACATGATGACAAAAGTAAATAAGTCATTCCATGAAACCATAATAATCATCCTTTCCGTAAGGCTCGGATCAGATGAGAGCACGTCCTCCAGCTGCCTGGGTAAGCATATTATGTTGTCGAGAGGCCATTGCAAATATAGTATCGATGATAGTATAACTTGTGTTAATGTTGTCTGTTGAGATAAATATATAAATTTCTCTTTTATATTTAACTTGTAGTATTACGTTGATCTTAACATATTTGTAATAGCCAGGCAATGATATTATACTAATTGTAGTGATATATGTTATCCGCATGTTTTATTTGAGAGTTACACATTACTGTGTATTTTTCTATTTCATATGGAGAAAGTCGTTTTTGCAGGGCTTTATTAGTTGTTTGTTTTAAAGGCTTTTTTCGGCAGGTTCATGGATTGCATGACTGGTGGAGGAGAAGAATAGGCAGTTGAGAATGGTGTGAGAAAAATATAGAGGGTTTGCACGTTGAAGAATGTTGTAGTATGATAGCGTTGCCATGAAAGGAATGATAAAATATATGAAGAAAGTTCAAAAAAATAGCTTTGAGAAGATGTGCGATAGACTTGAAGAAAATTTTGTTTTGAACGAGAATGAAATTAAGTATGTAAAAAAACATCTTTACCCAATAAAAGAGGATAAGGATATGCTTTTAAAACTTAAGGCAGAGGCATTAGAGGATGATTATATAGCTGTAATGTCGTTTGCAATTACAATGTTGGCATTGATGGTAGCAGTAATAACTCTATGCGTTACTATGCTATCAGAAATAGGAATGCCGGCTAGGTGGGTATTATTCCTGATTTATAGTGTGTTACTAGTGTATTATTTTGTTACTATAAAAAACAAAATGCGATACTTTAAAAATGTAAATAAATGGCGACAGTATATTTTGGTTTGCATAGATGAAATGGTAAATGAGCAAAATAAAAAGAAAAAGAAGAGGCATAAATAGAGTCAGATTTATCTTAACAGCTCTGTAATGTTGATTGTAAGATTATCGTAAATACATACCTGTATATCGTCATCAAAATTGTATTGATCTGCTGGGGATGCAATCTCGATGATTCAGTCCGATGCACTGTTGCATCTGTGGTCATTCAACTTAGACTTGTTACAAATAACGATGATATCAGGTTCAACGTATGGTTTATCATTCGTATTTAGAAAGACAGCGAATGGTACCGGAAACTGCCGGGATAAAAGAAACGCCGATTCCTGAAAAATCAGGAATCCGGTGAATTTGTTTTTTCGCAGACAGCATTTCTTTTTTGTGGCGGATGTGATCAGTGCGATTCTGCTCTACCGGAGTGCAAAAAAGGAAAGAAGCACATCTCTTAAAGATTCTCCGCTATTTTAATGCTTAGATCCATGTAAATGCAGCGGTTTTCCGGCAGTTTTCCGGTCAGCAGATAATCTACCAAAAGGGAGAGGGAGCGTGCACCCTGCTCATCCGGCTGTTGGCAGATTGTGGCAGAGATTACGCCGTTTCGTATCATTTCACAGGTCGATAGAACAGCATCAAATGTAATGATCTTAAGAGGACGCTGCAGGGATGCGTTTAAAACTGCACGGCATCCACCATAGACGCCGGCTGCTGTAAAATAAAGTGCAGACAGATCCGGGTGGCGGTCTAAGAGGTCAGAAACTACTTCGTAACTCTTATAATCATCATCGCCATTTTCCACGACATCCACAATGCGGATATTTGGATGCTTTGTATGAAGATGGGAGGTAAAACCGCTGATACGTTCTTCGTGGCAGAGAACATTGTGAGAGCCGGTCACGATACCGACACTTGCATAATCTCCGGAAAACAGATGTAATAACCCTGCGGCGGTCTGCCCGCATTTGTGGTAGTCGCTGCCGACATAGGCAATCCGTTTTGAATCAGGCATGTCGGTGTTGATCGTAATGCAGGGGATGCCGTTTTCCCAGAGCAAATCTATCTTTTCCTGTATGGCAGGATCATTGTAGGGAGAGAGGATCAGTCCATGGATCTCTTCTTTTAGTAGTTCATCGATCGTCTGAAGCTGACTTTGTAAATCAAAAGAAATACGGCGTTCAATCACGGTACATCCGTAAATGGACAGTTCTTCAAGTTTTTGGCGAAGACCGTCCATGACCTCATCAAAAAACGGATTTTCTGCGCCGAAAAGCAGGACACCGATTTTTAATTTTTTCTTTTGCGCTGCAAGCGCAATACCAGCCTTGTTTGGCTGATAGTCTAAAAGCTTTGCAATTTCTAAAACTTTCCGTTCTGTCTCGGCGTTGACAATGCCGCGGTGATTTAACACACGGTCCACAGTGCCGCGTGAAACACCGGAAAGCTCTGCAATTTCCTTCATGGTAGCCATAGAAAAACCCCTTTTTATTTCAATTGATTCACTTTGATGCCAACATCATTCATACAAATAAAGATAACATAAAAAACAATACATTGTCAACTTGTGTGCATGTGCACATAGATGGGAACAGGAAAAAGAAGTGTTCTACGAATCGGATGGAAGTGCACATGGCTGAAATAATGTGAAAAATGAACGTATAAGTAAATGTAAACAAAAATAAATATGAAAAAATGTACAAAAAGTATATTGCAAAATGGTCATCCCGGATGTATGATAAATAAAACGTGCACGAGCACACAATGAAGTGATTTGTAAAAAGGAGAGCGGTATGTTGTACATAGGAATTGATCTTGGAACATCTTCCGTGAAGCTGCTTTTAATGGATGCAGCCGGAAATGTAAAAAATATTGTATCAAGAGAGTATCCTCTTTATTTCCCGAATCCGGGCTGGTCGGAACAGAAACCGGAAGACTGGTACAAAGAGACGATGCAGGGGTTAAAAGAACTTTTGGAAGGTTTTCCGAAAGAAGAAGTTGCCGGAATCAGTTTTGGCGGTCAGATGCATGGACTGGTAATTCTTGATGACAAGGATGAGGTGATAAGACCGGCGATACTGTGGAATGATGGCAGGACAACAGAGGAGTGCGATTACTTAAATAATGAGATCGGCAAAGAAACATTGTCAGAATATACGGCAAATATTTCATTTACCGGTTTTACCGCACCAAAGATTCTCTGGGTAAAAAACAAAGAGCCGGAGAATTTTGCAAGGATCAAAAAGATCATGCTGCCAAAAGATTATCTTGCATATAAGCTGACCGGAGAGCACTGTACGGATGTTTCGGATGCGTCCGGTATGCTGCTTTTGGATGTGAAGAACCGATGCTGGTCGAAAGAAATGTGTGAAATCTGCGGCATTACGACCGACATGCTGCCGAAGTTATATGAGAGCTATGAATGTGTCGGTACGGTCTTACCGGAGATTGCAAAAGAACTGGGCTTATCTGAGAATGTGAAGGTGGCAGCCGGTGCGGGAGATAATGCAGCAGCTGCAGTTGCAACCGGAACTGTCGGAGATGGAAAATGCAACATTTCACTTGGAACAAGTGGAACGATCTTTATTTCTTCTGCAAAATTTGGTGTGGATAAGCACAATGCACTACATGCATTCTGTGATGCAAATGGAGCTTATCATCTGATGGGATGTATGTTATCCGCAGCGTCCTGTAACAAATGGTGGATGGATGAGATCATCGGAACCAAAGATTACAAAAAAGAGCAGGAAGCGATCACAAAACTTGGCGAAAACCATGTATACTATCTGCCGTATCTGATGGGGGAGCGTTCCCCGTACAATAACCCGAATGCGAGGGCCACTTTTATTGGCATGACGATGGATACGACAAGAGCGGATATGACCCAGGCAGTGTTAGAAGGTGTTGCATTTGCACTGCGTGATTCCTTTGAAGTTGCAAAAACACTTGGTATTCCAATCGAGCGCACTAAGATCTGCGGAGGTGGGGCAAAGAGTCCTCTCTGGAAAAAGATCATTGCAAATGTATTAAATATCAAAGTAGATGTGCTTGAGACGGAAGAGGGACCATCTTTAGGAGGCGCAATGCTTGCAGCCGTTGCATGTGGTGAGTACAAAAATGTGGAATCTGCAGCAGCCGCAATCGTAAAAGTGGTCGATACGGTGGAGCCGGATCCTGAACTTGCTGCAAAATATGAGGCACGCTACCAGCAGTTTAAAAATATTTATCCGGCATGCAAAGATCTGTTTGACAAGATCATCTGACGGACAGGAAAGGGTATTGTTCCTGACTGTTTTGAATAGTAACAGTCGGCTACCAGAAAAAATTTGCTTATGCAGGAAAGAAAACCTGCAGGGCAAATGAGATAGAAGATAAGAAAAGAGGGAATATAGCATGCAGATTTACGAAGTTACGGATGCACGTTTTCGCAAATATGGAAAAGTAATCCGGAATATTGATTTTTCAGCATTGACGGAGGCAATGAAAAAGACGCCGGTTCCATCCGATGTAGTTTACGAGCCGTCGATCGCAGAATTAGAGGCATTGCCG
This window encodes:
- the rnr gene encoding ribonuclease R; protein product: MEKTILEERKKTIYQFICDEFYVPMKAKEMAVVLSVPKSQRSELQEVLDALVMDGRIEVTSKGKYIKSEGKYLIGTFTAHARGFGFVSIEGEEEDIFIPESQVHGAFHMDTVQVAVTSENSGKRREGTITKIISRGTTRIVCTYEKSKTFGFAVPDNPKFGSDIFIPQERSKGAVSGHKVVVEITDYGKEGRKPEGKVVEIIGHINDPGTDIMSIVKAYDLPVEFSEKIMHQVENVSNEVSTADMAGRMDFRDWQTVTIDGEDAKDLDDAITLTKEGDNYKLGVHIADVSNYVQEHSALDVEALSRGTSVYLVDRVIPMLPHKLSNGICSLNAGENRLTLSCVMTIDTKGNVIDHTIAESVIKVDRRMSYTSVKKILEDHDENEIREYEELVPMFELMQELAAILRKKRMKRGSIDFDFPETKIVLDDKGKPVEIKPYERNVATKIIEDFMLIANETVAQDYFWQELPFVYRTHDNPDTEKIKKLSTFINNFGYSIHIGQDEVHPKELQKLLQKIDGTPEEALISRLTLRSMKQAKYTTMSTGHFGLATPYYCHFTSPIRRYPDLQIHRIIKDNLRGRMNAKKIEHYDKILPEVAKHSSEMERRADEAERETDKLKKVEYMSERIGEVFEGVISGVTEWGFYVELPNTVEGLVHVTTLVDDYFHYNESTYELVGEVTNIRYKLGQRVHVMVTGTDKILRTIDFRVVRENEEE
- the smpB gene encoding SsrA-binding protein SmpB, producing MAKTEKKLIANNKKAYHDFFLEERYEAGIELHGTEVKSMRMGKCSIKEAFIRIENGEVIIYGMHVSPYEKGNIFNRDPLRPKKLLMHKSEIRKLVGKIAEKGYTLVPVEVYFKGSLVKVDIALAKGKKQYDKRQDIAKKDMRREAERDFKVKNLY
- a CDS encoding Uma2 family endonuclease, producing MPFSKENTYTTDYIYSLPEGQRAELIDGVIYDMAPPNRLHQELVMNLSAEIREYISKNNGFCKVYPAPFAVFLNKDDKTYVEPDISIICDKSKLDDRGYNGAPDWIIEIVSSGTKRIDYGVKLFKYHSAGVREYWIVNPLTRTVNVYDLEKEELTDLYSFDDDIQVCIYDDLTINITELLKQ
- the secG gene encoding preprotein translocase subunit SecG produces the protein MAVVKTILTVVFIIISVALTVIILMQESKSAGLGAIAGAADTYWGKNKGRSMEGMLVKLTRIFVILFIVIAAVLNMSIF
- a CDS encoding LacI family DNA-binding transcriptional regulator, which gives rise to MATMKEIAELSGVSRGTVDRVLNHRGIVNAETERKVLEIAKLLDYQPNKAGIALAAQKKKLKIGVLLFGAENPFFDEVMDGLRQKLEELSIYGCTVIERRISFDLQSQLQTIDELLKEEIHGLILSPYNDPAIQEKIDLLWENGIPCITINTDMPDSKRIAYVGSDYHKCGQTAAGLLHLFSGDYASVGIVTGSHNVLCHEERISGFTSHLHTKHPNIRIVDVVENGDDDYKSYEVVSDLLDRHPDLSALYFTAAGVYGGCRAVLNASLQRPLKIITFDAVLSTCEMIRNGVISATICQQPDEQGARSLSLLVDYLLTGKLPENRCIYMDLSIKIAENL
- the xylB gene encoding xylulokinase — protein: MLYIGIDLGTSSVKLLLMDAAGNVKNIVSREYPLYFPNPGWSEQKPEDWYKETMQGLKELLEGFPKEEVAGISFGGQMHGLVILDDKDEVIRPAILWNDGRTTEECDYLNNEIGKETLSEYTANISFTGFTAPKILWVKNKEPENFARIKKIMLPKDYLAYKLTGEHCTDVSDASGMLLLDVKNRCWSKEMCEICGITTDMLPKLYESYECVGTVLPEIAKELGLSENVKVAAGAGDNAAAAVATGTVGDGKCNISLGTSGTIFISSAKFGVDKHNALHAFCDANGAYHLMGCMLSAASCNKWWMDEIIGTKDYKKEQEAITKLGENHVYYLPYLMGERSPYNNPNARATFIGMTMDTTRADMTQAVLEGVAFALRDSFEVAKTLGIPIERTKICGGGAKSPLWKKIIANVLNIKVDVLETEEGPSLGGAMLAAVACGEYKNVESAAAAIVKVVDTVEPDPELAAKYEARYQQFKNIYPACKDLFDKII